Proteins from a single region of Scylla paramamosain isolate STU-SP2022 chromosome 35, ASM3559412v1, whole genome shotgun sequence:
- the LOC135090430 gene encoding uncharacterized protein LOC135090430, translating into MAKRKKRKLFVMFVDFTQAYDLVPRSMLFAVLKRLGCGSVMLAALVAMYAVTNSVIGSVIVAATVGVRQGSSTSCLLFVLYVNDLIKIIKENSNPDGFLSWLHILVLMDDTVLLATTKDNLINKVTLLKQYCDSYGMKINATKTKFFVICGTEHDRETVRVHDLVVESCAQYTYLGSPFTADGSVSAAVAAHMQAKMAHFNTFVLFLKKNCDWPFIVKKRIFDAALMSAVLYGCESWLNADLKPATKNLQLGIKTATWS; encoded by the coding sequence ATggctaaaaggaagaaaaggaaactttttgtaatgtttgtggaCTTTACTCAGGCTTACGATCTGGTACCTAGAAGTATGTTATTTGCAGTTCTGAAACGTTTGGGTTGTGGTAGTGTTATGCTGGCGGCACTTGTTGCTATGTACGCGGTAACGAACAGTGTCATCGGTTCAGTGATAGTAGCAGCCACGGTCGGGGTGCGTCAGGGTAGCTCAACATCTTGTCTGCTCTTTGTCCTGTACGTTAATGACCTGATTAAGATtatcaaagaaaatagtaatcctgatggtttcttgtctTGGCTACATATTTTAGTCCTAATGGATGATACGGTGCTCCTTGCAACAACCAAAGATAATTTAATCAATAAAGTAACATTGCTAAAACAGTACTGCGATAGCTATGGCATGAAGATcaatgcaacaaaaacaaaattctttGTTATATGTGGTACAGAACACGACAGAGAGACAGTAAGAGTACATGACCTGGTGGTGGAGTCGTGCGCACAGTACACCTATCTTGGCTCACCATTTACAGCTGACGGTTCCGTGTCAGCGGCAGTCGCGGCTCACATGCAGGCAAAGATGGCACACTTTAAcacatttgttttattcttaaagAAGAATTGTGACTGGCCCTTTAtcgtaaagaagagaatatttgaTGCTGCTCTCATGTCAGCCGTGCTGTATGGGTGTGAGTCGTGGCTGAACGCTGACTTAAAACCAGCCACAAAAAATCTACAACTGGGCATTAAAACAGCTACTTGGAGTTAG